In Panacibacter ginsenosidivorans, the following proteins share a genomic window:
- a CDS encoding gliding motility-associated C-terminal domain-containing protein, with the protein MQTGLPPSNQIFNTASNGLGGRLAANTEDHNWHVTTDSINGVYAPAIVMGNLPPDYYISIWHDCTWISINQSGAHSHDHLYFYKMNFDLPCFTPCGKSYNEEGTFCLSLDLLADNSIYEIYVNGIAQSGNLGGIIPVNDPYHAVSEDIKGKVSVSLCHNWKAGNNSIVVAVASSAPETGILIQASSVLPDNVSNYITDSICEGHSFRLGNENITQKGYTFRTIKTSGGCDSTIVLNLSLKPKAISSVDQSICEGQSYLGHSVAGTYTDTFAAANGCDSIRTLHLSVVSKPDPQIEMTATYCEGDSLILLPGNFLSYLWQDGSTENYYTVKTPGLYSVTVANACGTTTKSTTVSSKACQIVFPSAFTPNKDGKNDYFKVLTHYTFDEYDLVVYNRWGQKVFETKDASKGWDGTFNGKLQSSGSDFIWYCKFKRSGVATEMKGYVVLIL; encoded by the coding sequence GTGCAAACTGGTCTGCCACCTTCTAATCAGATTTTTAATACTGCTTCTAATGGTTTAGGGGGAAGGCTTGCTGCAAACACTGAAGATCACAACTGGCATGTAACAACTGATTCAATAAACGGCGTGTACGCCCCAGCAATCGTAATGGGTAACTTACCGCCTGATTATTATATTAGCATATGGCATGATTGTACATGGATCTCTATTAATCAATCAGGAGCACATAGCCATGATCATCTCTATTTTTATAAGATGAATTTTGATCTTCCCTGTTTTACACCTTGTGGTAAAAGTTATAATGAAGAAGGTACTTTTTGTTTAAGCCTTGATCTGTTAGCTGATAATTCTATTTACGAAATTTATGTAAATGGTATTGCACAAAGCGGCAACCTTGGAGGAATCATTCCTGTTAATGATCCTTACCATGCAGTGAGTGAAGATATAAAGGGCAAAGTTTCTGTTTCATTATGCCATAACTGGAAAGCGGGTAACAATTCTATTGTAGTTGCAGTAGCATCAAGTGCACCGGAAACAGGCATTCTTATACAAGCCTCATCTGTGCTCCCCGATAATGTTTCTAATTATATAACAGATAGTATTTGCGAAGGACATTCATTTAGGTTGGGTAATGAAAACATCACGCAAAAAGGCTATACTTTCAGAACAATAAAAACATCCGGCGGCTGCGATTCAACTATTGTTTTGAATCTCTCTTTAAAACCAAAAGCAATTTCTTCTGTTGATCAATCAATATGCGAGGGGCAGAGTTATCTTGGTCATTCTGTTGCAGGAACCTACACAGATACATTTGCTGCCGCAAATGGTTGTGATAGTATACGCACTTTGCATTTGTCAGTTGTTTCAAAGCCGGATCCTCAAATTGAAATGACTGCAACTTACTGTGAAGGAGATTCGCTTATTCTTTTGCCAGGTAATTTTCTTTCTTACCTGTGGCAGGATGGCTCAACTGAGAATTATTATACAGTTAAAACGCCTGGCTTATATAGTGTTACGGTTGCCAATGCATGCGGTACCACCACAAAGTCAACAACCGTTTCTTCAAAAGCCTGCCAGATCGTTTTCCCAAGTGCGTTCACGCCTAATAAAGATGGTAAGAATGATTATTTTAAAGTGTTAACCCACTATACTTTTGACGAATATGATCTTGTAGTATATAACCGCTGGGGCCAGAAAGTTTTTGAAACAAAGGATGCGTCGAAAGGTTGGGATGGTACTTTTAATGGAAAGCTTCAATCTTCAGGATCTGATTTTATATGGTATTGTAAATTTAAAAGATCAGGCGTGGCTACTGAAATGAAAGGATATGTAGTGCTTATTCTTTAA
- a CDS encoding helix-turn-helix transcriptional regulator, protein MQEETKLGLWSNNNYFAFISSGKKMWRTIYHSYEVSDGDIIFVKKGANLTHQFFEDKFCAVFVFIPDDFIKSFLKKNSALLETSQKDLSGQDAVLRIEKDELLETYYHSIQSYLSLSQKPNEQLLLLKFEELLLSIFSNKNHKALSDYFISLCQDQEYHMSRIMEENFAYNLKLEDYAQLCHMSLSAFKKSFKRYYLTTPAAWLQQKKLELAYHKVLHTNLNINRISLECGFEDTSHFIRVFKQKHHLTPLQFRLKQSKMSNIGI, encoded by the coding sequence ATGCAGGAAGAAACCAAATTGGGCCTCTGGTCAAACAATAATTATTTTGCATTTATATCTTCTGGTAAGAAGATGTGGAGAACCATTTATCATTCCTATGAAGTAAGCGATGGTGATATCATCTTTGTAAAAAAGGGTGCCAATTTAACCCACCAATTTTTTGAAGATAAATTTTGTGCTGTCTTCGTTTTCATCCCTGATGATTTCATTAAGTCATTTCTGAAAAAAAATAGTGCGTTGCTTGAAACTTCGCAAAAAGATCTTTCCGGCCAGGATGCTGTTTTACGTATAGAAAAAGATGAATTATTGGAAACTTATTATCATTCCATTCAATCCTACTTATCCTTGTCTCAAAAGCCGAATGAACAGCTCTTGCTACTAAAATTCGAAGAACTGCTTTTAAGCATTTTCTCAAATAAGAATCACAAGGCCTTATCTGATTATTTCATTTCGCTGTGCCAGGATCAGGAATATCATATGAGCAGGATAATGGAAGAAAATTTTGCCTATAATCTTAAACTTGAAGATTACGCCCAGCTATGTCATATGAGCCTGTCTGCTTTCAAAAAATCATTCAAGCGATATTACCTTACCACACCGGCAGCCTGGCTTCAGCAAAAGAAACTGGAGCTTGCATATCACAAAGTACTCCACACAAATTTAAATATCAACCGGATCTCACTCGAATGTGGGTTTGAAGATACCTCACATTTTATCAGGGTGTTTAAGCAAAAACATCATCTCACTCCGCTTCAATTCAGGCTAAAGCAGTCGAAAATGAGTAACATTGGAATTTAA
- a CDS encoding YdhR family protein, translating into MKNAEAILSVKFNSSLSPDNLLETCMEDLEDFKNVPGLLQKYYISEESTGAISGFYIFENKNARATFWNSELAKNIPARYGVIADTLRVEQYEMSIVLNDVLLA; encoded by the coding sequence ATGAAAAATGCAGAAGCGATTTTATCAGTAAAATTCAATTCATCTCTTAGCCCGGATAACCTATTAGAGACCTGTATGGAAGATCTGGAAGATTTCAAAAACGTGCCGGGACTTCTTCAGAAATACTATATCTCTGAAGAATCTACAGGAGCTATCAGCGGCTTTTATATTTTTGAGAACAAAAACGCAAGAGCCACATTCTGGAATTCGGAATTAGCTAAAAATATCCCGGCCAGGTATGGGGTAATAGCGGATACGCTCCGTGTCGAACAATACGAAATGTCGATCGTATTAAATGATGTATTGTTAGCCTGA
- a CDS encoding nuclear transport factor 2 family protein, with product MKNMQSLGKITETTRNDKSKELLQRHLGYFLDNNLKALITDYTNESVLIAHDTIYTGPEEIKGFFAKLMPHFPKQKSSFEIDETVINGDLVYIIWHGKTPSLDVPFATDTFIIKNDKIQQQTFAGQLKSVG from the coding sequence ATGAAAAATATGCAAAGCCTGGGTAAGATTACAGAAACTACCCGCAACGATAAGTCCAAAGAACTCTTACAACGTCACTTAGGCTATTTTCTGGATAATAATCTCAAAGCATTGATAACTGACTACACGAACGAATCAGTTTTAATTGCCCATGATACCATCTATACTGGCCCTGAAGAAATAAAAGGTTTTTTTGCCAAACTCATGCCTCATTTTCCAAAGCAAAAGTCAAGCTTTGAAATAGATGAAACAGTAATAAATGGTGATTTGGTATATATTATCTGGCATGGGAAGACACCAAGCCTTGACGTTCCCTTTGCAACAGATACGTTTATCATAAAAAATGATAAAATCCAACAGCAGACTTTTGCAGGTCAACTCAAATCTGTTGGGTAA
- a CDS encoding alpha-glucuronidase family glycosyl hydrolase, giving the protein MKRFFLFFITVILTGNIKAENGYELWLRYYKIDDAAILQQYRNNISSIQFTSSTPTLLAAKEELLNGLQGLLDKKITEQNLITNGCILVGTSSDPVIHSIISSNFFSKAGKEGYVIQTVTTNQKKVIVIAGNTEVGALYGCFAFLRLLQTHQNIQNLSIVSAPRIQLRMLDHWDNVNRTIERGYAGMSIWNWHKLPDYIDKRYKDYARANASIGINAVALNNVNANAIMLTKDYLIKVAALAEVFRPYGIKVYLSAKFSAPVEIGGLKTADPLDAQVQNWWKQKADEIYTYIPNFGGFLVKANSEEQPGPQTYNRTHADGANMLADALAPHGGIVIWRAFVYSNENTDDRFKQAYNEFKPFDGKFRNNVLIQVKNGPIDFQPREPFHPLFGAMPHTPLVMEFQLTQEYLGFSTHLVYLAPLFKECLDADTYEQGKNSTVSKVIDGSSEDHKLTGMAAVANIGSDIDWTGHPFAQANWYAFGRLAWDHELSAAQIADEWIRQTFTNIQHAVDTIKNIMLASREITVDYMTPLGLHHIMGYSHHYGPAPWYNAAQRADWNPVYYHKADSLGIGFDRTATGSNALAQYAPEARKQFQDLHTCDEKYLLWFHHVEWNYKMHSGRSLWDELCYKYYAGADSVKWMQQQWNSLKGFIDDERFEQVQMLLTIQQKEAVWWRNACVLYFQTFSRMPLPKGFEQPAKNLEYYESLQFPYAPGISGNQ; this is encoded by the coding sequence ATGAAAAGGTTTTTCTTATTCTTTATAACTGTAATACTTACGGGCAATATAAAAGCAGAAAATGGTTATGAATTATGGCTGCGTTATTACAAGATAGATGATGCCGCAATATTGCAGCAATACAGGAATAATATTTCATCTATACAATTTACAAGCTCAACACCTACCCTACTTGCAGCCAAAGAAGAATTGTTGAATGGTTTGCAGGGTTTGCTTGACAAAAAAATTACAGAACAAAATTTAATCACAAACGGCTGCATACTAGTTGGCACTTCGTCTGATCCCGTTATTCATTCAATTATCTCAAGTAATTTTTTTAGCAAGGCAGGCAAAGAAGGATATGTAATACAAACAGTAACAACCAATCAAAAAAAAGTTATTGTTATTGCAGGCAATACAGAGGTTGGAGCACTCTACGGGTGTTTCGCCTTTCTTCGTTTATTACAAACACATCAAAATATTCAGAACCTCTCAATAGTAAGTGCACCGCGCATTCAATTGCGGATGCTCGATCACTGGGATAATGTAAACAGAACTATTGAACGCGGTTATGCAGGTATGTCCATCTGGAACTGGCACAAATTACCCGACTATATTGACAAACGTTATAAAGATTATGCAAGAGCAAACGCATCTATTGGCATCAACGCAGTTGCACTAAACAACGTAAATGCAAATGCAATAATGCTTACAAAAGATTATTTAATAAAAGTTGCAGCACTTGCAGAAGTGTTCAGACCTTATGGAATAAAAGTTTATTTATCTGCAAAATTCAGTGCACCTGTAGAGATCGGTGGTTTAAAAACTGCTGACCCCCTTGATGCACAAGTGCAAAACTGGTGGAAGCAAAAAGCAGATGAGATCTATACATACATACCAAACTTCGGCGGTTTTTTAGTAAAAGCAAATTCAGAAGAGCAACCCGGGCCTCAAACTTATAACAGAACACACGCTGATGGCGCCAATATGCTGGCCGATGCATTAGCACCACACGGCGGCATTGTAATATGGCGTGCATTTGTGTATAGTAATGAAAACACTGATGACCGTTTTAAACAAGCTTATAATGAGTTTAAACCGTTTGATGGAAAATTCAGGAACAATGTTTTGATACAGGTGAAGAACGGCCCGATAGATTTTCAGCCACGCGAACCTTTTCATCCTTTGTTTGGCGCCATGCCGCATACACCGCTGGTGATGGAGTTTCAGCTAACACAGGAATATCTTGGCTTTTCAACACATCTTGTTTATTTAGCACCACTCTTCAAAGAATGCCTTGATGCTGATACTTACGAGCAAGGCAAAAATTCAACAGTATCAAAAGTAATCGATGGTTCGTCAGAAGATCATAAACTTACCGGCATGGCTGCTGTTGCAAACATTGGCAGCGATATTGACTGGACCGGTCACCCGTTTGCACAAGCCAACTGGTACGCGTTCGGCAGGCTGGCCTGGGATCATGAGCTTAGCGCCGCGCAAATTGCTGATGAATGGATACGCCAAACTTTTACAAACATTCAACACGCTGTTGATACCATAAAAAATATAATGCTTGCATCAAGGGAAATTACTGTTGATTATATGACACCACTGGGCCTGCATCATATCATGGGTTACAGTCATCACTACGGCCCTGCTCCCTGGTATAATGCTGCGCAACGTGCAGATTGGAATCCTGTTTATTATCACAAGGCAGATTCGCTTGGCATAGGCTTCGACAGAACCGCAACAGGCAGCAATGCGCTGGCACAATATGCACCTGAGGCGCGCAAACAATTTCAAGACTTACATACATGCGATGAAAAATACCTGCTTTGGTTTCATCATGTTGAATGGAATTATAAAATGCATTCAGGAAGAAGTTTATGGGATGAGTTATGTTATAAATACTACGCTGGTGCAGATTCCGTAAAATGGATGCAGCAGCAGTGGAACAGCCTGAAAGGTTTTATAGATGATGAACGTTTTGAACAGGTGCAAATGTTGTTAACCATTCAACAAAAAGAAGCTGTGTGGTGGCGCAATGCATGCGTGCTATATTTTCAAACATTTTCCCGGATGCCATTGCCAAAAGGGTTTGAACAGCCTGCTAAAAATTTAGAATATTATGAAAGTCTTCAATTCCCTTATGCGCCAGGTATAAGTGGAAATCAATAG
- a CDS encoding VOC family protein has translation MASLNPYLTFSGNCREAMNFYKECLGGELELMPVGETPVASQMPPHMKDAILHSVLKVGDFEIMATDMTPEALVQGNDMHLCLICKSDVEINSLFAKLSAGGKVKQPLSPMFFGLIGTLVDKFGKSWILELNKPAA, from the coding sequence ATGGCAAGTCTCAATCCGTATTTGACATTTAGCGGCAACTGCAGGGAGGCAATGAATTTTTATAAAGAATGTTTGGGTGGTGAGCTGGAATTAATGCCTGTAGGTGAAACACCTGTTGCCAGTCAAATGCCACCGCATATGAAAGATGCTATTTTACACTCTGTACTTAAGGTCGGCGACTTTGAAATAATGGCAACGGATATGACACCTGAAGCTTTGGTGCAAGGCAACGATATGCACCTCTGCCTTATTTGTAAAAGTGATGTAGAAATTAATTCATTGTTTGCAAAGCTTTCGGCAGGTGGCAAAGTGAAACAACCACTTAGCCCAATGTTTTTTGGGTTGATAGGTACACTGGTAGATAAATTTGGTAAAAGCTGGATATTGGAATTAAATAAACCAGCAGCATAA
- a CDS encoding MoaD/ThiS family protein, whose protein sequence is MPVVKFTKALKRFFPNLQDTPANGKSLLDVLGEMDTHYPGVKSYLLDEHGQLRKHVNIFIDGNMINDRNKLNDTFTTGSEIYIIQALSGG, encoded by the coding sequence ATGCCAGTTGTAAAATTTACGAAAGCATTAAAAAGATTTTTTCCAAACCTGCAGGATACACCTGCAAATGGAAAATCATTGCTTGACGTACTTGGTGAGATGGATACGCATTACCCCGGTGTAAAAAGTTACCTGTTGGATGAGCATGGACAACTGCGCAAACATGTAAATATTTTTATTGATGGTAACATGATCAACGACCGCAATAAACTAAACGATACGTTTACTACAGGCAGTGAGATCTATATTATACAGGCGTTATCGGGCGGATAA
- a CDS encoding WD40/YVTN/BNR-like repeat-containing protein — translation MKPTLLLGTRKGLIAYRYTNGNWKVENLSFEGVPVSIAYADPRNGKWWAALDHGHWGVKLHRSNDRGATWEEVAAPAYPEGEEVKDGVPAATRYIWAMSHGGNNHTSRLWLGTDPGGLFMSEDEGNSFQLVQSLWQHPSRKTGWFGGGRDLPGIHSIVVDPRNEDHIHIGISCAGVFETHDAGKTWEVRNKGLRADFLPDPAADMGHDPHILVAAPTNPDAIWQQNHCGIFRTVDGAKNWEEVSEKEGPARFGFAMAVAEDNPDQAWVAPADSDAIRVSIKGSLCICRTDDGGKTWKQQRNGLPQENCFDIVYRHALATSGDAVVFGTTTGNLFISNDRGENWQVINNYLPMVYSVQFAE, via the coding sequence ATGAAACCTACACTTTTGCTGGGCACAAGAAAAGGGCTCATTGCTTACCGTTATACTAATGGCAACTGGAAAGTCGAAAATCTTTCATTTGAAGGTGTGCCTGTTTCCATTGCGTATGCGGATCCACGCAATGGTAAATGGTGGGCTGCCCTTGATCATGGTCATTGGGGCGTAAAACTGCATCGATCAAATGATCGTGGCGCAACCTGGGAAGAAGTTGCTGCGCCTGCTTATCCGGAAGGCGAAGAAGTGAAAGATGGTGTTCCTGCCGCAACACGTTATATATGGGCCATGAGTCATGGCGGCAATAATCATACTTCAAGATTGTGGCTGGGTACAGATCCCGGCGGGTTGTTCATGAGTGAAGATGAAGGGAATAGTTTTCAATTGGTGCAATCGTTGTGGCAGCACCCCAGTCGTAAGACTGGTTGGTTTGGTGGCGGCCGCGATTTGCCGGGCATTCATTCCATCGTTGTTGATCCGCGCAATGAAGATCATATACATATTGGTATCAGTTGTGCAGGCGTTTTCGAAACACATGATGCAGGTAAAACATGGGAAGTACGCAATAAAGGTTTGCGTGCAGATTTTTTACCAGACCCCGCTGCAGATATGGGGCATGATCCGCATATATTAGTTGCAGCACCAACAAACCCTGATGCAATCTGGCAACAAAATCATTGCGGTATTTTTCGTACGGTTGATGGTGCAAAGAACTGGGAAGAAGTGAGCGAAAAGGAAGGCCCTGCACGTTTTGGTTTTGCCATGGCAGTTGCCGAAGATAATCCTGACCAGGCATGGGTTGCCCCTGCAGATAGTGATGCAATAAGGGTTTCCATTAAAGGCTCGTTATGTATTTGCCGTACAGATGATGGTGGTAAAACATGGAAACAGCAACGTAATGGTTTACCGCAGGAAAATTGTTTTGATATTGTGTATCGCCATGCACTTGCTACATCCGGCGATGCTGTTGTATTTGGCACCACAACCGGAAATTTATTTATTTCAAATGACAGGGGCGAGAACTGGCAGGTTATTAATAATTATTTACCGATGGTATATTCTGTACAGTTTGCAGAATAA
- a CDS encoding sulfotransferase domain-containing protein: METITWPQKTRELHNHHFDSTVWNDFIFRDDDIVIATYAKSGTTWLQQIASQLIFNGIEDMEVAEMSPWIDLRVPPKEIKLPAVEQQQHRRFLKTHLPVDALVFSPKAKYIYIGRDGRDVVWSMYNHHANANEHWYHALNDTPGRVGPPIEKPPADIVEYYRDWLDKDGHPFWPFWENVRSWWAIKDLPNVHLIHFAKLKEDMPGEIKKVADFLNIEIDPAKWDAILEHCSFDYMKKHSVKSVPLGGAFWDGGSDTFINKGVNGRWKDILTKEDSERYEKMCIENLGEACANWLNTGEL; the protein is encoded by the coding sequence ATGGAGACAATTACCTGGCCACAGAAAACACGTGAATTACATAATCATCATTTTGATTCAACTGTATGGAACGATTTTATTTTCCGCGACGATGATATCGTGATTGCCACTTACGCAAAATCAGGTACAACGTGGTTGCAGCAAATCGCTTCACAGCTTATTTTTAATGGTATAGAAGACATGGAAGTAGCAGAAATGTCTCCATGGATTGATCTAAGGGTTCCACCAAAAGAAATCAAACTTCCTGCTGTAGAGCAACAGCAGCACAGGCGATTTTTAAAAACACATCTTCCTGTGGATGCGCTTGTATTTTCGCCAAAAGCCAAATACATATATATTGGAAGAGATGGCCGTGATGTTGTCTGGAGCATGTACAACCATCACGCAAATGCCAATGAACATTGGTATCATGCACTAAATGATACACCTGGCCGTGTTGGTCCGCCAATAGAAAAACCACCAGCCGATATTGTTGAATATTACCGAGATTGGCTCGACAAAGATGGTCATCCTTTCTGGCCGTTCTGGGAAAATGTTCGTTCATGGTGGGCCATAAAAGATCTGCCAAATGTGCACCTGATACATTTTGCAAAACTGAAAGAAGACATGCCCGGCGAAATAAAAAAGGTTGCAGATTTTCTTAATATAGAAATTGATCCGGCTAAATGGGATGCCATTCTGGAACACTGTAGTTTTGATTACATGAAAAAACATTCTGTAAAAAGTGTTCCACTTGGTGGCGCTTTTTGGGATGGTGGTTCGGATACTTTTATAAACAAGGGCGTTAATGGAAGATGGAAAGATATACTTACAAAAGAAGACAGTGAACGCTATGAAAAAATGTGCATCGAAAATCTTGGTGAAGCATGCGCAAACTGGCTAAACACCGGTGAGCTTTAA
- a CDS encoding amidase, with protein sequence MNRRNFLRNSSLAGFTISTLPALAFDGKEKTAPEDFFEDNFQLSETTVDALQQQMQSGKLTAVAITRMYLQRIEAIDKNGPKLNAVIEINPDAIAIAQQMDNERKAGKLRGQLHGIPVLIKDNINTGDKMMTTAGVLALKGNIAKEDAFIVARLREAGAVLLGKTNLSEWANFRSTRSTSGWSSRGGQTKCPYILDRNPSGSSAGSGSAAAANLCCISIGTETDGSVVSPSSVNGLVGIKPTVGLWSRSGIIPISATQDTAGPMCRTVKDAAILLGALTGIDNNDAVTQNSNGKSYKDYTQFLQKDGLKGKKIGIEKSHLEGNENIVALYKQAIELMKKAGAEITEVEIIKPLNDATGNAEFLVLLYEFKDGVNKYLAAANAPMKNLDDVISFNKANEAAAMPFFKQETLIFANSKGDLNSTEYIEALAKTLASRKMLGDLMQQNNLDALCGVTNGLACCIDLINGDYDTGFSLSTPAAISGFPHITVPMGFVHDLPIGISFFATAYTEPKLLSIAYAYEQLSKVRKAPMFKKDLLK encoded by the coding sequence ATGAACAGAAGGAATTTTTTGCGCAATAGCTCGCTTGCCGGTTTTACTATTTCAACATTGCCTGCACTTGCTTTTGATGGAAAAGAAAAAACAGCGCCTGAAGATTTTTTTGAAGATAATTTTCAACTGAGCGAAACAACCGTTGATGCATTGCAGCAGCAAATGCAAAGCGGAAAACTCACGGCCGTTGCAATTACACGCATGTACCTTCAACGCATTGAAGCGATTGATAAGAATGGACCAAAGTTAAATGCAGTAATTGAAATAAACCCTGACGCAATTGCAATAGCACAGCAAATGGACAATGAAAGAAAAGCAGGCAAGCTGCGTGGTCAGCTACATGGTATTCCTGTATTGATAAAAGATAACATCAACACCGGTGATAAGATGATGACAACTGCAGGTGTGCTTGCGTTAAAAGGAAACATTGCAAAAGAAGATGCGTTTATCGTGGCACGTTTAAGAGAGGCAGGCGCGGTATTACTGGGCAAAACAAATTTGAGTGAATGGGCTAATTTCAGGTCAACAAGATCAACGAGTGGCTGGAGCAGCAGAGGCGGACAAACAAAATGCCCTTATATACTCGACCGCAATCCATCTGGCTCGAGTGCAGGTTCAGGAAGTGCAGCAGCCGCAAACCTTTGCTGCATAAGCATTGGTACAGAAACAGACGGATCTGTTGTTTCGCCATCTTCTGTAAACGGATTGGTTGGCATAAAACCAACAGTAGGTTTATGGAGCCGTTCAGGTATTATTCCAATTTCTGCAACACAGGATACCGCAGGGCCAATGTGCAGAACAGTAAAAGATGCTGCGATATTATTGGGCGCATTAACGGGTATTGACAATAATGATGCAGTAACACAAAACAGCAATGGGAAATCTTATAAGGATTATACGCAGTTCTTACAAAAAGATGGATTGAAAGGGAAAAAGATCGGTATAGAAAAATCTCACCTGGAAGGCAATGAAAATATTGTTGCGTTATATAAGCAGGCAATTGAGCTGATGAAAAAAGCAGGGGCGGAAATTACAGAAGTAGAAATAATTAAACCACTTAATGATGCAACGGGTAATGCTGAATTTCTTGTATTGCTTTATGAATTTAAAGATGGCGTAAATAAATATCTTGCTGCAGCGAATGCACCCATGAAAAACCTGGACGATGTTATCAGTTTCAACAAGGCCAATGAGGCAGCTGCGATGCCTTTTTTTAAACAGGAAACATTAATATTTGCCAACAGTAAAGGTGATCTTAACAGCACAGAATATATTGAAGCACTTGCTAAAACATTAGCATCCAGGAAAATGCTTGGTGACCTGATGCAGCAAAATAATCTTGATGCATTATGTGGTGTAACAAATGGTTTGGCTTGTTGCATTGATCTTATTAACGGGGATTATGATACCGGATTCTCTTTATCAACACCAGCAGCTATTTCAGGGTTTCCGCATATTACAGTGCCAATGGGATTTGTACATGATTTACCAATCGGTATTTCATTTTTTGCTACTGCTTATACAGAGCCGAAATTGCTATCCATTGCTTATGCTTATGAGCAGCTATCTAAAGTACGCAAGGCGCCGATGTTTAAAAAAGATTTGTTGAAGTAA